The DNA window CGGCGCCGCCATCTTCATCGCGTGGGGCGGTTCCCTCCTGGTCGTCCTGGGCGGGGCCACGTTGGCCGCCTCTTGTCCGCGAAAGAAGCAGGTGTCCAAGTACCCGTCGGTGGCGAGTTCCCGCTCCGGGCCTGCGAGCAGCAACAAGGAATACGTCTGAATGTCCGTCACTTGTTCTTCTTCTACAAAGATCTCCCGGTGAACCCCAAAAAGTGGGGCTTTCTGTTGTTTGTGCATTGAATGACGCAGCATTGTGCTATTCGCAATGACTGTACATTGTAAGAAACAGGCGGGCCTACAGGCAGCTTCAACGTCGCCGACGGTTTCCGAAGACTCGCGCACGCTTGCTTCGTAGTCACGCAGATGCCTTTCACACTATTTATTTGGCCAATTGTAGATTCCAGACTTGTAGATTTAGGTCttattctgttgttgttgtttttaatacgAGGCATACTCTGTAGCTGATAATATGCAGAAATAAAgacattgtaacatttttggGCGACGCGGCGGTCTGCTTTCCAAAACGGGAGGGAAGCCGCAAAGCCACAAGCCGCTGCTCGGGATGAAACCAAAAGCAAgacaaaatgctttaaaaagacATTCTCCGCACGACCGGTCTCTCCGTGTGTCACGTGACGCCGTGTTCCATTTCTTCACACCATCCTCTACTACAAAGATACGTTTATTTCTCCGGATGCACATTGAAAGGTTGACCGCTTTCATGCAAACGGCCGACACAATCCACGTCAAATCCAAATCGTGATTTCAAAACTAAGCAAGATACATGAAATGTTACCATTTGCCAGTCCCTCAAaaattgagaagaaaaaaaacaaagtcacatTATAGCAGCATGAGCATCTCAgcacaataataatcattcaAATCAGTTAGCAGTCAAGATGCGATTGTCGGAGCAGATCACAAGCTTGTTTTCACGAGCTCGTTGTGGAAAGTGGAAATTGGAAATTGGAAGCTGCAGGCGTGTCCAAGGAGTCCAGTTTTTGGAACTTGAACGCGGCAGACATTCCCGACTGTGCGGGTCCATCCCGCCACTTCGGCCTTAGCGTGCAGGCAACATCGGTGCAGTGTCGACGTACGACGACGGAGCCCTTTAAAACCGCGTTTTGGGTTACGCTCTCACAGACTCCGTGCGTAGAACTGTGCAACGTGCGTGAAGTGCAAGCAACTTCATCCGTGACAAACTCGCAACTGGAAATGAAgaggagggggggcggggggcacatTTTCGCTTCACATTGTACAAACAAGATGTCATAAATAACAAGCTTTCATCCACTGGATCATACGCTAAGCACATAAGCGGTATCGGCAGTACGGAGGGCGGAGGACGGGAAGCcatcacggggggggggggggggcgacccTCGGAAAAAAAAGGGGCGAGCGAGGGGCTCTTCTTCGCAAAAGCGTCACTGCGACCCTACACGAAGGAGGTCGCCGTGGACCTCCCGCGACACGCAGAGCCGGCTGGAGCCGGCGCCCTCTGCGGGCCTGGCGGCGCTCCCGGTTCAGGACAAGGGGAGAGACACGGGACACTGGCCGTTGTTGTTGATCATGTCGTCCAACACTTCGTCGTCCAAGTCCACTGAAATACAAAGGAGAGGGAAAGGTCGAgagtcaaacccagaacctcagcgCTACGGGGCGGGCGTGCCGACTGCTCGTCTGACGCGCGGCCAATTCAAGGACGGAGGTGCCGAAGGTTTTTCGCTCCCGCCCGAACCCCTTTGCATGCCGCTGCTTGACATCCAAGTTTCATTCGTTTGGTGACCGTGCTCGCGTGACTCATGCACTCTAGAAATTGCAAGCAGGAACGACATCATTAAATTGAAcgttttttgcttcagttcaagagacattgtgttgctccttctgatgtgcatcccttggccacctgggggcagtctAATATACAGCGCTACGGATGGAAAAATTCCTCATTAAGCTGCAGttattcttcgcagaggatgaagaatatatgcctctgaGCATTTCTATATTACCCGTCTACATGTGTCGCGCCcacgtttgtgttcaaacatccgCCGCTTAAAGCGTCGCGTCGCCATACTGACGCTAACCCTTAGCCGGTCGAAGGCGCTTCCCACCGAGCGTTAGCATGAGGCTGACGGATCGATGAGGttgtggaaatatttttggCTTTGCCAGCGAACGTCGAGCGGGAGTGGCACGGAGCGGCCGGAAGCCTTGCGACACCTCCCCAAAATGTCCTCAGCGTGTCGTCTCAAAGCGCTTGTCGAGGCCCCCACCTTTCTTGGAGCGCCCGATCTGGCCCAGCTTGGGGGCCCTCTGGCCGAGCCTCTGGGGGTTGTGCCCGCTGGGGCCGCCGCCTTGGTCGTGCCGGGCCTCAGGTCCGGGCCGCCCGGGGGGCCCCGCGGGCGGGATGAGCTCGGGGACGCCAGAAGCGCCGTACATATTTTGGCCGCTAGATGTCCCCACAGGCGAGGAAGACGAGCTTCGCCGCTGTTGCGCCTCACTTCCGGAATGGCTCGCACGATTCAATGTACGGATCCGAGATGCTTCTCGGCGCAGTGAAGAATCCTTTGGGGCTGGAagtaaaaagacacaaaagcgCTTCAATAAAGGCAGCGAATATTATCCAGCCTATTAAAGGAACTCAACGAGTTATAAAACGGCAGTTTATCAGACCGAAATTCGCCTGTTGACATCGTCAAAGCTTGTTTCAAATCAGCATCCGCACTATTTGTCGGCGAATATTACCCGACTCCTCCTCAGCTGGGAGAAAACGCTGAAAAGAAACGAacctcgccgccgccgccgtcgccgtcgTCGCCTGGAGCGGATCTCTCGCTCGACGCCCCGCCGAAGGCGAGTGGCTTCATTTCAAGGAACCTCCCATCGTGCTTTTTCGGTCCACTTGCTCCAAAACGTGCCGCCGCGGACGCCTGCTGTCATCGTCCGAACTCCAACGGGAGGAGGAGCTGCGGGCAGCGCGCGTCACGTGACGCGCCTTCGTCAGCCAGAAATCGTCACATGACCACTAGCCACGAGGACCCGCTGGCTGCCTTTGCAAATATGCTCTACAGGTGCCACACAGTGGGAGAGTCCAAACTTCCTATCAAAGCCTTCtccagaaataataataataataataataataatagcaaaagGAGCCAACTTCACTTCGAGGTCACTTTGGCAATAAATGTTTGACAGGTGATATATTAACACTTCTGTTTGGCGGTGTTCCGTCCAGCGTCAATGTGAGCAAAGGTCACGTCCGAAGATTTGGCCAGCAATTTGCTTTTTGTCAAGTTCGCAAAATGGAAGAAGAGCAAGAAAGTCGAGAGTGGATTTGTTCGGGTCAGCAGAGTCACACGGGAACGCTTGCGTTTCCGCCAAAACGCCGCGTGCGCCGTGTCGTGTTGACACCCAAAACACCGCGCCTGAGCGACACACAAGAGTTGAAGTGGTCAAAAGAAAGTCATAAGCGGCTACGTTTTTCCATTCCAAGTCTGCTTTTGTGTCTTCACCGAGAGGAGATCATTGATCGAAGGCCGTCGAGCCGTTAAAGACTGACTCGTGTCAGCGGGGTCTTATCCGGTCCGCTGAGTTTCGGCCGAAGCCAGGATGTTGCCGAAGGTGCGCAGTTGCTTTTACGTTAATGAGTCAAGACATCAGTTAGCGCGTTCGCAGAGCGGCCATCGGCTGCCCCTGAGTGGAGCAGCAAACAAAGCAAACCCCACAAAAAGTCTGCCATCTTAGAAATATCGCATAAACAGGCTAACGCACGTTTGCAATGGATATCGGAACAGAAACAATAGCaagacatgtagacagacaatacaacaagattcacaggcatatatcctTTATCCTCTGCAGTTGCCGAGTCAGTAACGGCGGGCGTGAAAGTCTTCTCCGCTCGCATGGTACGACGGCATCGTACTGCCCCCCCGCGGGCAGCCGCGACGCATCGATCGTGGCGTTCCGTTCGCTTCTGTCATCGCTCTTGAGATTGGAGATTTCGAGTCGTCTCGTGAccgccggccgg is part of the Phyllopteryx taeniolatus isolate TA_2022b chromosome 23, UOR_Ptae_1.2, whole genome shotgun sequence genome and encodes:
- the si:dkey-112a7.4 gene encoding uncharacterized protein si:dkey-112a7.4; the encoded protein is MYGASGVPELIPPAGPPGRPGPEARHDQGGGPSGHNPQRLGQRAPKLGQIGRSKKVDLDDEVLDDMINNNGQCPVSLPLS